A window from Candidatus Gracilibacteria bacterium encodes these proteins:
- a CDS encoding sulfite exporter TauE/SafE family protein — protein MDNKENFYVKGMTCASCELLIERKLKKVPGVLSVHSNYRSGFTVVKTDSENPPSSAALEAAIEEAGYSLTEKSMQALEGKDQKWLEIGACLVLIFALYKVLQGFDFFSFSASASGLADLGGVFVLGLVAGTSSCLAVTGGLLLSMAAKHNELNPTATRWQKFKPLLSFNGGRLISYFFLGGLVGLLGQSLTLSPSVTGVLNIVVALLMFFLALSILKILPKNHFIARPPKWFTHWIAGLSEHPHPFAPLLLGALTFFLPCGFTQSLQISALASGSFVEGALTLFVFALGTLPALLGISAISSYAKGRTARLFLRFSGTLVLVLALFNLKSGLVLSGVDMSAFLPQSSVEEQENAVTMVDGVQVIHLQASAYGYSPSSVTIAAGTPTRIEVESLDNLYGCAAAITVPKFGFGEYLSPGTTITLGFIEDPQEDFIITCSMGMVSTNVKVISNL, from the coding sequence ATGGACAATAAGGAAAATTTTTATGTTAAAGGCATGACCTGCGCCAGCTGTGAGCTTTTGATTGAACGAAAGCTTAAAAAGGTGCCGGGAGTGCTCAGTGTGCACTCCAATTATAGGAGTGGATTCACGGTGGTGAAGACGGACTCAGAGAATCCTCCCTCTTCCGCCGCCCTCGAAGCGGCCATTGAAGAAGCCGGATATTCACTCACGGAGAAATCCATGCAGGCTTTGGAGGGGAAGGACCAGAAGTGGCTTGAAATTGGAGCCTGTTTGGTTTTGATTTTTGCTCTTTATAAAGTCTTGCAGGGTTTTGACTTCTTCTCTTTTAGCGCGAGTGCGTCAGGCCTTGCGGACTTGGGTGGTGTGTTTGTACTCGGTCTTGTGGCGGGAACTTCCAGTTGTTTGGCGGTGACGGGTGGGCTCTTGCTCAGCATGGCGGCCAAACACAACGAACTGAACCCCACAGCTACGCGTTGGCAAAAATTCAAACCGCTGCTTTCTTTTAACGGAGGGCGATTGATTTCCTACTTCTTTTTGGGTGGACTGGTTGGTTTGCTCGGGCAATCTCTTACTCTCAGTCCCTCTGTGACGGGTGTCCTTAATATTGTGGTGGCCCTGCTCATGTTCTTTTTGGCACTCTCCATTTTAAAGATTCTCCCCAAGAATCATTTTATTGCACGACCGCCCAAGTGGTTCACCCATTGGATTGCCGGACTTTCTGAGCATCCGCATCCTTTTGCACCGCTGCTTTTGGGGGCGCTGACCTTCTTTTTACCCTGCGGCTTCACGCAATCTTTACAGATTTCCGCTTTGGCCTCCGGCAGTTTTGTGGAAGGAGCTTTGACGCTGTTTGTGTTTGCCTTGGGGACTTTGCCGGCTTTGCTCGGCATCAGTGCAATCTCTTCTTATGCCAAAGGCCGAACCGCTCGACTTTTTCTACGATTTTCCGGGACGCTTGTCCTGGTTTTGGCTCTTTTCAACTTGAAAAGCGGACTGGTGCTCAGTGGCGTGGACATGAGTGCTTTTTTGCCCCAGTCCAGTGTGGAAGAACAGGAAAATGCCGTGACGATGGTGGATGGAGTTCAAGTCATTCACTTGCAGGCGTCTGCGTATGGATACTCCCCAAGCTCGGTGACGATTGCCGCCGGTACCCCCACACGAATTGAAGTGGAGTCTTTGGACAATCTTTATGGCTGTGCGGCTGCGATCACGGTACCGAAGTTTGGTTTTGGGGAATATTTGAGCCCCGGCACCACCATTACGCTCGGGTTCATTGAAGATCCTCAAGAAGATTTCATCATCACCTGCTCCATGGGCATGGTGAGCACTAATGTTAAAGTTATTTCTAATCTTTAA
- a CDS encoding ABC transporter permease, with the protein MNLKGQWIAFTTIVRKEVTRFMRIWVQTLLPPVINQILYFIIFGAFIGAQIRELNGIPYASFIVPGLIMMAVISNSFSNVVSSFFGTKFMHSVEELMVSPTKNAVILLGYSVGGMLRGILIGLIVFLVSSFFTPISLDHPFVAILFAVLCSALFSFAGFLNALFAKKFDDVSVFPTFVLTPLTYLGGVFYSIDALPPFWQTISKFNPIVYIVDGFRYGFFGFSEMNVWASLAVLCVFTLALFFLNLHLLNRGTGLKS; encoded by the coding sequence ATGAATTTAAAAGGTCAATGGATTGCCTTCACCACTATTGTGCGAAAAGAAGTGACCCGTTTCATGCGCATTTGGGTGCAAACGCTTTTGCCTCCAGTTATCAATCAAATTCTTTACTTTATTATTTTTGGAGCTTTCATTGGGGCACAAATTCGTGAACTGAATGGGATTCCCTACGCGTCTTTTATTGTGCCCGGGCTTATTATGATGGCGGTTATTAGCAATTCCTTCTCCAATGTGGTGAGTTCCTTTTTTGGCACCAAGTTTATGCACAGCGTGGAAGAGCTGATGGTGTCTCCCACAAAAAATGCGGTGATTTTGCTTGGTTATAGTGTGGGGGGGATGCTGAGAGGAATTTTGATTGGGCTCATTGTCTTTTTGGTTTCTTCGTTTTTCACACCCATTTCTTTGGATCATCCTTTTGTTGCGATTCTTTTTGCGGTGCTTTGTTCCGCTCTATTTTCTTTTGCCGGATTTTTGAACGCCCTCTTTGCCAAAAAATTTGACGATGTCAGCGTGTTCCCGACTTTTGTGCTCACTCCGCTCACTTATTTGGGAGGTGTATTTTATTCCATTGATGCGCTCCCTCCTTTTTGGCAGACCATCTCCAAATTCAATCCCATCGTTTATATTGTGGATGGATTCCGCTACGGTTTCTTTGGATTCAGTGAAATGAATGTTTGGGCAAGTCTCGCCGTTTTATGCGTCTTCACCTTGGCTCTTTTCTTCCTCAACCTTCATCTTTTGAATCGTGGAACGGGACTGAAGAGTTAG
- a CDS encoding efflux RND transporter permease subunit, producing the protein MDFNTRLSSFFLHNNRLTVLCLLFLVLLGVGSALLLKTTGFPSPDLKFASIQTLYFGASSETVAQEVTAPLEAAIRDVPGVHSFTSTSNNSFSFIGVTVADGFETDTVVTKLNAALSSVQLPEGSEEPEVSVPSIAGPDILYSLVSKDEEELYNLYESIEAELLQIPETAQVAPLTAIEKRLLIILDQSKMASLGLTAMQVQQALSSFGEVLPVASDLDLDGENRSLLTRLDEEDLEDIKNLSFGVARLKDFAKIDWDYAFVGDKESFIGIHSDGDALVLKALHFQVKAVKNTDMGDYTEQVEAVFEELGTVQLVKNFEFEEGFEQALVIEDYSVNNDNKRQVEEVVAGLIGGELHGDAPWSYAGWFLGGMQLVFLVMVLFVSFRAAIVAALAIPLSLMFSTLFVYAIGENLNTLVLFSLVLAIGLVVDPALVLLESIQRKVDTGLRGKEAAIAAVKDTGMGLFLACLTSIIVFVPFGVVSGILGQIIAYIPMTIIPAVVGSYIVPLVFLAWMGGFFLKPNPKKTGDEEENLWGVAKLVIAINEWVLNHSRFLRFLIILVALVVPLMVAGYSFQSGAVKSVQFASSDNADYLQLGFVHKSDTSASERVRLEKKVLKTIVANEEVLGVFPMPGDVYMALLKPALERGDTLSVDIAEDLNEVFADSLLEDFFDLQIGVISNGPPTANYQIALALKSSDLQDLQKAAQEVGGDLENLCFESNAFSMNASCEGERVITKVDDGYAGKETSVIEVILDREKLQAAQLTIPGAPLTAYVNAVLRNLFSINNGDAVGKITVDGKDLDIVLEKMAKDPVSIDEIKNTVLFAQGETVLRLKDIASIEEKQSQSSIQRVNGETIAVVKGRLTDEHGDPGSAAMAAQVVLDFYEENPLDNGVEMEQYSEGDTAGFIRSFQELFTALALAIVITYVVLVVFFESFTQPLVILYTVPLTFLGVFPALALFGGGQFGFLEIIGLIILVGVVENVAIFLIDAAKQKIHEGWDEVRAISYASGVRFRAVILTKLTALASLAPLAVLSEQYRSISLVIMFGLLTSGITSLFTTPILFIFFRSVSAFVRGKKVLGCPHMKNSAPALSFKGLSKIYSNGVHALENINLEIEQGDFFALLGPNGAGKTTLIGVIAGLVEKTDGEVRIYGLEREKHASALKQRIGLVPQEFNFNIFEKVLDIVVTQAGYFGIPHKEAMNRAEKILGDLGLWDKRNTPSRMLSGGMKRRLLIARALMHDPDLLILDEPTAGVDVELRHGMWKYLKDLNESGKTIVLTTHYLEEAEKLSRRVAIIQAGKIIREGNVKALIGAMEKKTYIFSFGGGKEEEVVLGSKDSLVSLVEKFKAEGKDILDIRPKMNPLEELFLDLLKTESGI; encoded by the coding sequence ATGGATTTCAATACTCGACTCAGTTCGTTCTTTCTTCACAACAATCGTTTAACAGTTTTGTGTCTCCTGTTTTTGGTCCTTTTGGGGGTGGGCAGTGCCCTTTTGCTCAAAACAACAGGTTTCCCGAGTCCGGATCTTAAATTTGCTTCAATTCAAACTTTGTATTTTGGGGCTTCTTCCGAAACCGTTGCGCAGGAGGTCACGGCACCTCTGGAAGCCGCGATTCGCGATGTCCCCGGGGTGCACAGTTTTACTTCCACCAGCAACAATTCTTTCTCTTTTATAGGAGTCACGGTGGCGGATGGATTTGAGACGGATACGGTGGTGACCAAGTTGAATGCGGCGCTCAGCAGCGTGCAGTTGCCGGAGGGCAGTGAAGAACCTGAAGTGAGTGTTCCTTCTATTGCAGGGCCGGATATTTTGTATTCCTTGGTTTCTAAGGATGAAGAAGAACTCTACAATTTGTATGAGTCGATTGAGGCGGAGCTTTTGCAGATTCCGGAAACCGCCCAAGTGGCGCCGCTCACGGCCATTGAGAAACGACTTTTGATTATTTTGGATCAAAGCAAGATGGCAAGTTTGGGTCTCACGGCCATGCAGGTGCAGCAGGCACTGTCTTCTTTTGGAGAAGTTTTACCCGTGGCCTCGGATTTGGATTTGGATGGGGAGAATCGTAGTCTTTTGACGCGGCTTGATGAGGAAGACTTGGAAGATATTAAGAATCTCTCGTTTGGGGTTGCTCGGCTTAAAGATTTTGCAAAAATAGATTGGGATTATGCGTTCGTGGGAGATAAGGAGTCTTTTATTGGTATTCATAGTGATGGGGATGCTTTGGTGCTTAAGGCACTGCACTTTCAAGTGAAGGCGGTTAAGAACACCGATATGGGAGATTACACTGAACAAGTGGAAGCGGTTTTTGAAGAGCTGGGCACGGTGCAGTTGGTGAAGAATTTTGAATTCGAGGAAGGCTTTGAGCAGGCCTTGGTGATTGAGGATTATTCCGTCAACAACGACAATAAACGACAAGTGGAGGAAGTGGTTGCGGGTTTGATTGGTGGAGAACTGCATGGAGATGCGCCTTGGTCTTATGCCGGATGGTTTTTGGGAGGGATGCAGTTGGTGTTTTTAGTCATGGTGCTTTTTGTTTCCTTTCGTGCGGCCATTGTGGCGGCCTTGGCCATTCCGCTCAGTTTGATGTTCTCCACTCTTTTCGTTTATGCGATTGGAGAAAATTTGAACACCTTGGTGCTCTTTTCTTTGGTTTTGGCCATTGGTTTGGTGGTGGACCCTGCTTTGGTTCTGCTGGAAAGCATTCAAAGAAAAGTGGACACAGGGCTTCGTGGGAAGGAAGCGGCGATTGCTGCGGTCAAAGACACCGGAATGGGACTCTTCTTAGCCTGTCTCACCAGCATCATTGTGTTCGTTCCCTTTGGAGTGGTCTCCGGGATTTTAGGACAAATTATTGCGTATATTCCTATGACCATCATCCCCGCTGTAGTGGGATCTTATATTGTTCCTTTGGTTTTCTTGGCCTGGATGGGTGGATTCTTTTTGAAGCCCAATCCTAAAAAGACAGGGGATGAAGAAGAAAACTTGTGGGGCGTTGCTAAACTTGTGATTGCTATTAATGAATGGGTGCTCAATCATTCCCGGTTTTTGCGGTTTTTGATTATTCTTGTGGCACTGGTGGTGCCTCTTATGGTTGCGGGGTATTCGTTTCAAAGTGGAGCGGTGAAAAGTGTGCAATTTGCGAGCAGTGACAATGCGGATTATTTGCAGCTTGGGTTTGTGCATAAGTCGGATACGAGTGCATCGGAGCGGGTTCGCTTGGAGAAGAAAGTTTTAAAAACTATTGTGGCCAATGAAGAAGTTTTGGGAGTGTTCCCCATGCCAGGGGATGTGTATATGGCTTTGCTTAAGCCGGCGCTTGAACGAGGGGACACGCTTTCGGTGGACATTGCGGAGGACCTCAATGAAGTCTTTGCAGATTCTTTGCTTGAGGATTTCTTTGATCTTCAAATTGGGGTGATTTCCAACGGGCCCCCCACGGCCAATTATCAGATTGCTCTGGCCCTCAAGTCTTCTGATTTGCAGGATTTGCAGAAGGCGGCGCAGGAGGTGGGAGGCGATCTTGAAAATCTTTGTTTTGAATCCAATGCCTTTAGTATGAATGCTTCTTGTGAAGGCGAAAGGGTGATCACCAAAGTGGATGATGGCTATGCCGGGAAAGAAACTTCAGTGATTGAAGTGATTTTGGATCGGGAAAAACTTCAAGCGGCTCAACTCACCATCCCGGGTGCTCCGCTCACCGCTTATGTGAACGCGGTGCTTCGAAACTTGTTTAGCATCAATAATGGAGACGCGGTTGGAAAAATCACTGTGGACGGAAAAGATTTGGACATTGTTTTGGAAAAAATGGCGAAAGATCCGGTTTCCATTGATGAAATTAAAAACACGGTGCTTTTTGCACAGGGGGAAACGGTGCTTCGCTTGAAAGACATTGCGAGCATTGAGGAGAAGCAGAGTCAATCCAGTATTCAACGCGTGAATGGAGAAACCATTGCGGTGGTGAAGGGCCGACTTACTGACGAGCATGGAGATCCTGGGTCCGCTGCCATGGCAGCTCAGGTGGTTTTGGACTTTTATGAGGAGAATCCTTTGGACAATGGGGTGGAGATGGAGCAATACAGTGAAGGAGATACGGCGGGATTCATCCGTTCGTTTCAAGAATTGTTCACGGCTTTGGCATTGGCAATTGTTATTACTTATGTCGTTTTGGTGGTTTTCTTTGAGTCCTTCACTCAGCCTTTGGTTATTTTGTACACGGTTCCACTCACTTTTTTGGGAGTATTTCCGGCGCTTGCTTTGTTTGGTGGAGGACAATTCGGCTTCCTCGAAATCATTGGACTCATTATTTTGGTGGGAGTGGTGGAGAATGTGGCGATCTTCCTTATTGATGCGGCCAAACAAAAAATTCATGAAGGGTGGGATGAAGTTCGAGCCATCAGTTATGCTTCCGGAGTCCGTTTTCGCGCAGTAATCCTTACTAAACTTACGGCGCTCGCTTCGCTCGCGCCCCTTGCCGTCCTCAGTGAACAGTATCGTTCCATTTCGCTCGTTATTATGTTTGGCTTGCTCACTTCCGGAATCACTTCGCTGTTCACCACGCCGATTCTGTTTATTTTCTTCCGCTCCGTTTCTGCGTTTGTCCGTGGCAAGAAGGTGCTATGATGTCCGCACATGAAAAACTCTGCTCCCGCTCTTTCGTTCAAAGGACTTTCCAAAATCTATTCCAATGGCGTGCACGCCTTGGAGAATATTAATCTTGAAATCGAACAAGGAGATTTTTTTGCGCTCTTGGGACCCAATGGGGCGGGCAAAACCACTTTGATCGGAGTGATTGCGGGGCTTGTGGAAAAAACGGATGGGGAAGTGCGTATTTATGGATTGGAAAGGGAAAAGCATGCGTCCGCCCTTAAACAACGGATTGGTTTGGTCCCTCAGGAATTCAATTTTAATATTTTTGAAAAGGTTTTGGACATTGTGGTGACTCAAGCGGGATACTTTGGTATTCCGCACAAAGAGGCCATGAACCGTGCGGAAAAAATTCTTGGTGATTTGGGACTGTGGGACAAACGAAACACACCTTCACGCATGCTTTCTGGCGGGATGAAACGCCGTTTGCTCATTGCCCGAGCTTTGATGCATGATCCGGATCTCCTCATTTTGGACGAGCCCACCGCCGGGGTGGATGTTGAACTTCGTCATGGCATGTGGAAATATTTGAAAGACTTGAATGAGAGTGGAAAAACCATTGTGCTCACCACGCATTATTTGGAAGAAGCGGAAAAGTTGAGTCGAAGGGTGGCCATTATTCAAGCCGGAAAAATCATTCGCGAGGGGAATGTAAAAGCCTTGATTGGAGCCATGGAGAAAAAAACCTATATCTTTTCTTTTGGTGGAGGTAAAGAGGAAGAAGTGGTGCTTGGCTCAAAAGATTCTTTGGTGTCCTTGGTGGAGAAATTTAAGGCGGAAGGAAAGGACATTTTAGATATTCGGCCCAAAATGAATCCTTTGGAAGAACTCTTTTTAGATCTCTTAAAAACAGAATCATGAATTTAA
- a CDS encoding heavy metal-associated domain-containing protein: MKTTVSIPGMHCNSCATTVKEVSSDFPAIQTVEVNLETKVVSVEHDENFDLAAWTEEIEALGEEYRVESHS, translated from the coding sequence ATGAAAACAACAGTATCTATTCCCGGCATGCACTGTAACTCGTGCGCCACGACGGTTAAAGAAGTGAGCAGTGATTTCCCGGCGATCCAAACCGTTGAAGTGAATTTGGAGACGAAGGTGGTCTCCGTGGAACACGACGAAAACTTTGATTTGGCCGCGTGGACGGAGGAAATTGAAGCTTTGGGAGAGGAGTACCGTGTGGAGTCCCATTCTTAA